Within Bacillota bacterium, the genomic segment CTAAGAGCCAAACTAAAAGGAGTCTTGGCATCAGGACTCAATTCTTCCCCTTCCAGCCATGCCTTTCCATTATCCTGGGAAATACCATATTTAAGTGATTGATTATGGTCGATAAAAAAAAGCCACATTTTACCGTTGTAATCATTAATTAAACGATAAGTCGGCCAAAAGGTATTTTCCTCCTGCAGCACCGGATAGCCTGTTCTCCCACTCATACACTTCACACCCTTGTTCAATCTAAATTAAGCAACTATGGGAAGATTATTGTTTGCCGCTTATTAGCCCCAATACATACTTGCACCAAAAATTTTTGGTGCATTCTATAGGCCAATGAACCGTCTTGATTGAAATTTACCAATTTCTCAACTAAAATATCCGCAATACCGGAATCTGATACGAAAAAACTTTTCTCCTCCACAGCATCCAGGTGTTCTAGTAAACAGGAAAAGGGCACATCATCCATTACCTGCTGATTAAGCCCGTTTTCTCCTATATAATTGACAGTTAATCTCACATAACCCTCTACAAATACCTTCTTTTCTAAAACCTTCAAAAAGCAAATATTTACCACCCGTCCCACCTTGACCTGGTCCTGTAAGTCAACCCTGGCCGGAGGTATTAATTCCAAGTTGTGTTCCAACAGAATTTCTTCAATTCCCATAACCTTACTCCTTACCCATAGTTTAATTATTCTATTCTTATTATTTAACTAATAGCAAGAATACCAATAAACTGTATTCTTTTTCATTTAAAATCAAACGGTGCATAACAAACATATAATATAAGAGTTTAAAATTGCCAAAGCTTGCAGCAAATTAAGTAAACTGGTTCATCTCAGCATCTAAGGTAAGAAGATAAGCTCCCACCTGTAAAAGTGGGAGTCTTAAAAATTAGATAAAATTTTTAGGGAGGTTTTATAAATGTTTTATAACCCGCAAACATGTTGCCAAATTTTTATCGAGAACAGTATCCACCTGGCTCCGGCGGCCAAAAGAGGCACTGTGAAATGCCTGCCTGAGGAATCAATCCAAGTTACACAAGTTAAAAGTTATCCAGGCATAGTACTTATCGATGGCTTTGTTCGCGTAACCATTGAATATACCGACAAAAAAGATAACCTACAAAAAAGAACGGATGATATCCCTTTCCAATGCAGCATGAGCCGTAAGGACGCCAATGAGGGAGATCCATTTTATGTTACAGGCAGCACAGTATTGACTCAATTATCTGCGGAAGAGAGTACTTTCGGCGGACCATTCAACCCGGAAATTGCTGAGCCGTCACTTGCTTTTCAATTCAACGAACAAAAAATAATAATGATATGTATCAGAAAAAAAACCGCCTGAAAAGCGGCTGCAACAAAAAGAAATCATAATTTATGGATGAACTGCTTGCATTAATACCTGTTTTTTAACACAGATGTTAACAATCAATTTTTCTCTTAGTTCGAAAGCTAAGGTACCATCCTTATTATAATTGTTCAGCTCTCCGGAAATTAATGCAAGTACCTCCATACCATCCGGCACGAAGACATCTCCTTCATTAGCGTCGTCCCGCTGGATTACACCTTGAAATGGGAATTCATCTACTATTACTTCGTCAGCAACATCCCTGCAGCAATTTAAACTTTTATAAACAATAGTCTTACTAATAAACCCTTCTATTACCACTATTCCCGGCCCCGCCCTAATTATTTTTTTAAGGCAAATTTCCCTTTTCACTAGTGGTTCAAAATGGATTAAAACTGGAGGAACAAGTTGTGTTTTTTGTTCCAATATTATTTGGCAGCAAGTTCGGGGGTTCAGAGGATATACGGGAAAATAAGAGGCCTGATGTGGTTGATAAGGCTCGTATCCTATTCCACCCAGATTACCGTATAGTGCTAGAAGCTTTTTTTCTTCCCTTACCCAATTATATTGTGAAGTCCAGGCTTTTCGCCCGTTCTTCCCCAGTCGACGGCATAAATCAGGGGCGGCGGCAAGTTTTTGCAGTGCCTCGGCAATGGCCCGGCAGTCCCCGGGCTGAACGGTAATCCCACAGCCATTACCCAGCACAATGTCCTCCCATAAAGGGAAGGATGATACTAACACTGGTAACCCCGCAGCCATATACTCGAACATTTTTAAAGGCAATGAGGATAAGTGATTCGGGAGCGGATGTAAACAAGCC encodes:
- a CDS encoding glycosyltransferase family 4 protein, with product MSKIFIMSSVHFWHDNRIFYRQARSLVRQYQVEIHALGLSGVKNVEGITVVGLPKGRRAGRPLLWLRLLWRGLRSRAEFVHFHDPELIFIGLIIKYITNKQVIYDVHEDYSLTLRHKQWLPARFRLPLARMFGWMEKVMAGRLDAVVAATPAIAKNFTNTTIVSVCNFPPPDVIQPKVIKDYFHRDSTFTAAYIGVLSEARGIVDLLEALKLTRGVRLVLAGHFADSALKRIVLEQASRNDNLIYLGVLPPEEIPGLLDSVDAGLACLHPLPNHLSSLPLKMFEYMAAGLPVLVSSFPLWEDIVLGNGCGITVQPGDCRAIAEALQKLAAAPDLCRRLGKNGRKAWTSQYNWVREEKKLLALYGNLGGIGYEPYQPHQASYFPVYPLNPRTCCQIILEQKTQLVPPVLIHFEPLVKREICLKKIIRAGPGIVVIEGFISKTIVYKSLNCCRDVADEVIVDEFPFQGVIQRDDANEGDVFVPDGMEVLALISGELNNYNKDGTLAFELREKLIVNICVKKQVLMQAVHP